CACACGCATCTTCCTCAGCACGCAGATTCAGTGTGCCGAGTGTCACGACCATAAGTTCATCGACATGCCGCAGGAGACGTTTCACCACGTCGCCGCGTTCTTCGTGCGTGTTCAGGCGAAGCTCCCTTGGAACGACAGCAGCCAGATCCTCGTCTCGAGCAAAGCGGCTGGCGAACACAAGATGCCCGAAGGTCGCGAAGAGATGAAGCCGATGGCGTTCTCGGAGAAGTCGCTCGAACTGGGACGCTCGGATATCGATCGCCGCGTGGAACTAGCCAACTGGATTGTCGGTTCCGAGAACCCTTGGTTTGCCAAGGCGTTTACCAATCGTGTTTGGGCTCGCATGATGGGACGCGGATTCTGCGAACCGGTCGACGAGATCGGCGAACTTGGTGATCGAGTCCTTCCAGAAGTTCATGCAGCAGTAGCCGATCACTTCATCGCCACTGGCTTTAAGGCCAAGGATCTCTTCCGCACGATCGCCCTCTCGAAGAGCTATCAGCGCGGCATTTGCGATCCGGCGAAGGGTGATGAAAAACCGTTTGCTACGATCGCTGCCGGTCGCCTGCGAGGTGATGAGGTGTTTGATTCGCTCGCCGTTGCGATTTCGCTGCCCGACGTTACTCCGCCAGCAATGGCACCCACCGCAGAGATTCGCTTCCCGCCGCCACCCAAGAGCACCCGCGATCTGGTGAATGAAGCGTTTGGCTTCGATCCATCATCGGAAGCGGTGCATGTGCTCCGAACGATGCAGCAAGCGATGTTCCTGATGAACAACGATCAGATTCAAAAGCAAATCGATGCCTCGCCCGGTTCAGGCACCGTTCTCGCGCAGCTGCTCGCAGCCGAAGCTTCGAACGATGTGGTGGTCGAGAAGTTGTACGAGCGTGTTTTGGCTCGTAAGCCGACGGCGAAGGAAATCGAGATTGCTCGGGAGCATATCGCCAGCATCGCCGACCGTGGCGACGCTTTCGAGGATCTCCTGTGGAGCATGATCAATAGCGCTGAGTTCTTGTCGCGTCGCTAAACGGCATGAACCTGAGTTGAGCTGAGCAGTTTTGTCCGTCCACTTTTGTACGAGCGTAGGTCGACCATGCAACGCACTGTAGTTACCGCAACAGCCGACAAGCATGGCGTTACTGGTCGGCGTGGTTTTCTGCGTCAGATGTTTACTGCCGGTGTCGCAACAACGGCTGCAGTATCGTGGCGCGATATGCTGATGGCTCGCACGGCCGACATGGCCAAGTCGGGCAAAAAGATGATTCTGCTGTGGATGGATGGCGGTCCGAGCCAGTTCGAAACTTTCAATCCCAAGATCGGTTCGAAGTTTCAAGGTCCGGCAAAGGCGATCAAGACCAACGTTCCAGGTGTCGAGATTGCCGAGTATTGGCCCGAAACAGCCAAGGTGATGGACAAGATTGCTTTGGTGCGCTCGATGAAGAGCGAAGAGCGCGACCATTTCCGGGCCATCAAGCTTGTTCGCACGGGCTATCCAATCAAGCCGACGATCAACTATCCCACCTGGGGTAGCGTTGTGGCCCGTGATCGCTGGGACCCCGGATTTGATCTTCCAGCGTTTGTGCGCGTCGGGACGCCACGCATCAAGACGCGCGATGTAAATGCTGGTGTGCTGGGGGCACGGTACGAGTCGTTCAAGATTCCGAGCGCAGGTAAGTTGCCCGAGAACGTCAGCCCCGTTGTCGATCCGCAGGTGCTGGAGCGTCGTCTGGCGCTGGCGGCCAAAATGGATCAGCAGTTCGCTGCATCAGGAAGTGAAAAAGCGGCTCGCGAACAGCGTGAGATCTACGAACGCACCAGCCGATTCGTTCTCAGCCCACTCATCAAAACGTTCGATCTGTCGCAAGAGCCCGAGAAGATGCGCGAGGCTTATGGCGCGACTACCTTCGGTCAAAGTTGCTTGCTCGCTCGACGCTTGATCGAAACCGGCGTCAGCTTCGTTGAAGTGATCAACGGTGGCGATGGAAACGACCAAGGTTGGGATACGCACAAGCGAGGGTTCAAAGAGAATCCCGAACTAGCCGCGCAAACCGACACTGGTTATGCCGCGCTGCTGACCGACCTGGCCAATCGCGGGCTGCTTGAAGATACGCTGGTGGTGTGGATGGGCGAGTTCTGCCGCACACCGAAGTTCGACGCCGATGGTGGCCGCGATCACTACAGCGAAGGCTGGATCGTTGGCTTCTCGGGTGGTGGCGTGAAAATGGGGCAGGTGATCGGCGCGACGGACGATGAAGGGGTGAAAGTCACCGATCGACCAGTCGGCGTTCAGGATCTGTTCGTCACGTTCTGCCACATCCTGGGGCTCGACCCGCACGAAGAGTACATCACCGATCAAGATCAGCCGCTGAAGCTGGTCGAAGGTGGCGAACTGATTAAAGAGCTCGTCTAAACGAGCCAGCGAGTGTTCGCTCGCAACAATTCAACCTCTCCTCCATCGCGCTAGGAAATCCTCTCCTCCAGCGCGATGTTTTTTGCGCGGAACGCAATAGCAAGTCCGTGATCGAGATCGTTGATCGCGCCAGAAGATCGCGCGAGTCATTCAGCCAAAGCGTCGACTAAGCTTCGAGTGGCTGCCAGGCTCGCACTGCATAGTGAGCGAGTGGGTCGCGGGGAAAATGCTGGGGATGGAACAAGTGGGCCAGTAGCTCCAGCGTATCGATGATGCGCGGACCACTCCGGTTGAGGAGCGCGTTGCCATCGATGACGTAGACGCGTCCTTCACGCACCGCCTTCAGATCGCGATATCCAGGAAGCGAAGTCACTTGCCTCGCTTCGAGCTTGGTTCGCTCGAGATCAAAGCCGCAGGCTGCCAGCAGCAAGAGATCGGGATCGGCGTCGACTACCTGCTGCCAGGTTGCGTACTCACTGTGCGCTCCCGCTTTGGTGAGCAGGCTTGTGCCCCCAGCGATTTGCAGAAGTTCGGGCGTCCAGTTGCTCGCCGTCATCAGCGGAGCAAACCATTCGAGACAGACCACGCGTGGTCGCTGGTGAGGGAGCAGCGAATTGGTGATCGACTGCACGTGCTCGATGCGTGAGGCCAGCTGAAACCGCAGCTGCTGACCACGATCGGGAACACCCGCAGCCGTGGCGACACGCTCGGCATCGTCGAGGATATCGGTGAGCGAGAGAGGCTGCAGCGCGACAATCTTGGTGGCGACAAGATTGGGGGTTCGCGCGACGGCATCAACCACGTCTTCGTAGCGCACGGCACAAACGTCGCACTGTGCCTGGGTGATCACCAGATCGGGAGCTAGAGTCGCAAGCAGCTGCTCGTCGACTTCGTAGAGCGGCTCGCAGCGGCGGAGAAGTTCGCGAACTTCGAGATCAATCTCGCTACTCGGTTTCGCCGAGTCGATGCGACTCCGGGTAGCTTGCGGCAGCGATCGCACCTGCGCCGGGAAGTCGCATTCGTGGCTGACAGCGAGCAACTTATCGCCGAGTCCCAGTGCGCACACAAACTCGGTGGCACTCGACAGCAAGGAGACGATGCGCTCGGCCACGGCTACGAGATTTCCTGACGTCCAATTGGCAACGCTACTACTCCGCTGGTTTCACGTCCGCAGGCTTTTCGTCGGCCGATTTGTCATCGGCCGGTGTTGCCTCGGCGGGCTTTTCGTCCGCAGGCTTTTCCTCCGCTGGTTTATCGGAGGTCGGCTTATCGTCCGTCGGTTTGTCTGCTGCAGGCGTTTCTACAGCAGGTTTGGGCTCGGCCGGTTTGCTTTCCTCAGGCTTGTCGGCTGGCTTCTCTGCAGGTTTCGTCTCGGCAGGCTTCTCGTTGGCCGCTTCTTCCAGCAGCTTGACTTGTTCCAGCAGCGTTTGCCCTTCCGCGTGACGTTCGAGAAGCGACTTCAGTACAAAGTCCTTCGGAAACGGCTGTTCGATCTGACCGAGCAAGCTGCGGTACTTTTTGATCGAGTCGATCAAGTCTTGGGCCTCAGCGTTCTCCATCAAGTCGGGAAATTCGCGGAAGATCTCGGACCAAAGGCCCCACGCTTCTTCGTACTTTTCCTTCGCCACAGAGAACTGCTCACCCGTTTCGGTAAGCAGGTCGGCATCGTAGACCAGTTTGCGAGCGGTGAGTGTGCGCGGCATCTTCTCGGCGCGACAACGGCTACGCCAGTATTCGAAGTTGACGATGCCCCGATAACGTCCGATCCAGTCGGCGAGTTCGACGTCGGATTCCATACGCTCGGTCAGTTCGCGAATGGCGTTACGTTTTTCTTTCGGTGCACCGGCGATCACTTCGGCATTGGTGACGTTGATTTTGGTGGTCGCTTCGCGAGCAAGTGCGAACTCGTCGAAGGTGCGAGTCGCTTCCGGTTTCTTGAGAGCCGCTTTCTCTTCGTCGCTCAGCTTCGATTCACGCTCGGCCTTCAGTGCGGCACGAACACCGGGAGCCAGCTTATCGATTTCAGCATCGGCAGCTGCCAAGCGGTCGCGGGCTGCTTCGAGGTCGTTCAGGCGAATATTGAGGCCGCTGGACGTAGGGATTTCGCGATTGCCGTAACACTCTTCACCCACGTCGAGCTGTGATCGATCTTCGTAGTCGCTCGAGTGCCAAGCACCCGCAGCGGCACGCCAAGCGAGTTCCGTTCGGTCTTCAAAGCGTCCATCCTTAGCCATCGCACTGGCGGAATTGATGCGCGACATCGGACTGCCGCTGTAAAACAGCAGCGGGCTTTTTCCACGAATCGGCTTGCCGGTGTAAACCACCGAGTCGATGGCTTTGTTGTACCACAGCCGCGCCACGAGCCAGTTGTCGGGCTTACCGTCGGGGCCTTTCGCTTGTTCGCGATCGACTTCGACGCCGTTCTTACGGAACAGTTCGTGGAAATCCTTGTCGTCGCGGAACAGGCGGCGGAACTGCTTGGACTCGTCCGAGCGACCGATCTTTTGGCCCACGAACCAGCCAACCTGATAGAGCAAACCAGGTTCGTTGCGGTTGTACTGCGTGCCGGTGATGAGGAAGTCGATCCCCTTCTTCACCCACTCATAGCGAAAGCGATAGTCGTCGAACTCAACCGAAACGTTGTACGAAAGGTTGTGTGCTTGGAATTCCCAAACGCCGAGGAAGTTCGGCTGCAGGCGGATGATCTGGTTGACGGTCAGTTCGAGATTGTCCCAGTCTTCCACCTTCTTAAAGTGGTTGGCATAACCCCACAACAAGTTGGCAGCAACACCGCGCAAACCGAGCGTGGCGAGTTTCATCGACTCGCTGGCAGGATCGATTTCGCCGAGCTGAGCTTGCGCGAGACCATATTCCGAGCGGAGCTGCGAGAGCTTGCCACCAGCCGAGGCATCTTTGCCGATGGTCGCCGGCTGGCTGAGTGCCGCGAGCGGCAACAGCAACAGGGCAATGGCGGCGATGTAGCGAACTTTACGAGCAAACGAGGCATTGCGGTTCATGCTGCAATTTCCCGTGTCTTTAGAAAGAAATAGCCAACCACAGCGACTACTAAAGTGTAAACCGCTGCCATCGTCACTTGTTGCA
This window of the Pirellula staleyi DSM 6068 genome carries:
- a CDS encoding DUF1501 domain-containing protein yields the protein MQRTVVTATADKHGVTGRRGFLRQMFTAGVATTAAVSWRDMLMARTADMAKSGKKMILLWMDGGPSQFETFNPKIGSKFQGPAKAIKTNVPGVEIAEYWPETAKVMDKIALVRSMKSEERDHFRAIKLVRTGYPIKPTINYPTWGSVVARDRWDPGFDLPAFVRVGTPRIKTRDVNAGVLGARYESFKIPSAGKLPENVSPVVDPQVLERRLALAAKMDQQFAASGSEKAAREQREIYERTSRFVLSPLIKTFDLSQEPEKMREAYGATTFGQSCLLARRLIETGVSFVEVINGGDGNDQGWDTHKRGFKENPELAAQTDTGYAALLTDLANRGLLEDTLVVWMGEFCRTPKFDADGGRDHYSEGWIVGFSGGGVKMGQVIGATDDEGVKVTDRPVGVQDLFVTFCHILGLDPHEEYITDQDQPLKLVEGGELIKELV
- a CDS encoding cobalamin-binding protein, with product MAERIVSLLSSATEFVCALGLGDKLLAVSHECDFPAQVRSLPQATRSRIDSAKPSSEIDLEVRELLRRCEPLYEVDEQLLATLAPDLVITQAQCDVCAVRYEDVVDAVARTPNLVATKIVALQPLSLTDILDDAERVATAAGVPDRGQQLRFQLASRIEHVQSITNSLLPHQRPRVVCLEWFAPLMTASNWTPELLQIAGGTSLLTKAGAHSEYATWQQVVDADPDLLLLAACGFDLERTKLEARQVTSLPGYRDLKAVREGRVYVIDGNALLNRSGPRIIDTLELLAHLFHPQHFPRDPLAHYAVRAWQPLEA